From the genome of Synchiropus splendidus isolate RoL2022-P1 chromosome 17, RoL_Sspl_1.0, whole genome shotgun sequence, one region includes:
- the LOC128748340 gene encoding RING finger protein 145-like, translated as MALKDRVEAVLNVCLRVPSIMLLDVLYRWDVSSFFQKIQRSSLSNNPLFQYKYLALYLHYVGYILSLVLLTLPRQHLVKLYLYVLTALLLFAGHQVSRDYVRSELESGHEGPVYLEPLSMQRFTTALIGQLVVCTLCSCVMQTKRIWLFSAHLLPLVARLCLVPLETIVFINRFSMIFTGLEVIYFLASNLLVPYNLAKTAYRELAQVVEVYGLLALGMSLWNQLVLPVLFMCFWLLLFALQIYSYFSTRDQPTSRERLLFLFLTSIAECCSTPYSLLGLVFTVSFIALGVLTLCKFYLQGYRAFMNDNTMHRGMTEGITLLILAVQTGLIELQVIHRAFLLSIILFIVVASILQSMLEIADPIVLALGASRDKSLWKHFRAVSLCLFLLIFPAYMAYMICQFFHMDFWLLIIISSSILTSLQVLGTLLIYILFMVEEFRKAPVENMDEVIYCVNGTYRLLEFLVAVCVVCYGVSETVFGEWSVMGSTIILVHSYYNVWLRAQLGWQSFLLRRDAVNKIKSLPTATDAQLEQHNDICAICYQDMTSAVITPCSHFFHAGCLKKWLYVQETCPLCHSQLKSQTPANSNQDAPGANQSAPLQEDPAASRGQETAAPPKAGEEEGLGQQEGEDGSESSSDSAQAPCDSQKAVWASSSSSLDLSSVSSPASSPDNSDAPSPLSTSSSQLSPRAVVEPHPTLQKDLAPQ; from the exons ATGGCGCTGAAGGACCGAGTGGAGGCAGTGCTCAACGTGTGCCTGCGCGTTCCCAGCATCATGCTGCTGGATGTCCTGTACCGCTGGGATGTCAGCTCCTTCTTCCAGAAGATCCAGCGCTCCAGCCTCTCCAACAACCCGCTGTTCCAGTACAAATACCTGGCGCTGTACCTGCACTATGTCG GCTACATCCTGAGCCTGGTGCTCCTCACTCTGCCCCGTCAGCATCTAGTTAAACTGTATCTGTATGTCCTCACGGCGCTGCTGCTCTTTGCTGGTCACCAGGTCTCCAG GGATTACGTCCGAAGTGAACTGGAGTCTGGCCACGAAGGACCTGTGTATCTGGAGCCTCTGTCCATGCAAAGATTCACGACGGCTCTCATAG GTCAGCTGGTGGTGTGCACGCTCTGCTCCTGTGTGATGCAGACCAAGAGGATCTGGTTGTTCTCTGCTCACCTCCTCCCTCTGGTGGCCAGACTGTGCCTGGTGCCTCTGGAAACAATCGTATTCATCAATAGGTTCTCCATGATCTTCACTGGCCTGGAGGTCATTTACTTTTTGGCTTCAAACCTTCTGGTGCCGTACAACCTTGCAAAGACGGCATACAGAGAGCTGGCTCAG GTGGTTGAAGTGTACGGGCTGCTTGCGTTGGGAATGTCTCTGTGGAATCAGCTGGTCCTCCCGGTTCTCTTCATGTgcttctggctgctgctgtttgcTCTGCAGATTTACTCTTATTTTAGCACCAGAGACCAGCCAACGTCACGGGAAaggcttctcttcctcttcctcactag tATTGCAGAATGCTGTAGTACTCCATATTCCCTCTTGGGCCTGGTCTTCACCGTCTCCTTCATCGCCCTGGGAGTCCTCACCCTCTGCAAGTTCTACCTGCAGGGCTACAGAGCCTTTATGAATGACAACACCATGCACCG AGGGATGACAGAGGGCATCACCCTACTGATCCTCGCCGTCCAGACGGGCCTTATCGAGCTGCAGGTTATCCACCGGGCGTTCCTGCTCTCCATAATCCTCTTTATTGTTGTCGCCTCCATACTGCAGTCCATGTTGGAGATAGCTGATCCCATCGTTCTGGCTCTTGGCGCATCCAGAGACAA GAGTCTGTGGAAACACTTCCGAGctgtgtctctgtgtctgtTCCTGCTCATCTTCCCGGCCTACATGGCCTATATGATCTGTCAGTTCTTCCACATGGACTTCTGGcttctcatcatcatctcctcctccatcctcacctcACTGCAG GTCCTGGGAACCCTGCTGATCTACATCCTCTTTATGGTGGAGGAGTTTCGGAAAGCTCCAGTGGAGAACATGGATGAAGTCATCTATTGTGTCAATGGCACCTACAGACTGCTGGAGTTCCTG GTGGCCGTGTGCGTGGTTTGCTACGGCGTGTCTGAGACCGTGTTCGGGGAGTGGAGCGTGATGGGGAGCACCATCATCCTGGTCCACTCCTACTATAACGTCTGGCTGCGGGCACAGCTCGGCtggcagagtttcctgctcagGAGAGACGCTGTCAACAAGATCAAGAGTCTCCCGACCGCAACCGACGCACAACTGGAACAGCACAACGACATCTGTGCCATTTGCTACCAG GACATGACCAGCGCTGTGATCACTCCGTGCAGTCATTTCTTCCACGCTGGCTGTCTGAAGAAATGGCTCTACGTCCAGGAGACGTGCCCCTTGTGTCACTCGCAGCTGAAAAGCCAAACACCAGCCAACTCAAACCAAGACGCGCCAGGAGCCAATCAGAGCGCCCCACTGCAGGAGGACCCAgctgccagcagggggcaggaaACTGCAGCCCCACCGAAGGCCGGCGAGGAGGAAGGTTTGGGgcagcaggagggagaggatgGCAGTGAGAGCTCATCTGACTCTGCTCAGGCTCCATGTGATTCACAGAAGGCTGTTTGggcttcttcatcttcctcccttgATCTCTCATCCGTGTCTTcccctgcttcctctcctgacAATTCAGATGCACCATCGCCTCTGTCCACGTCATCGTCACAGCTCAGTCCCCGAGCTGTTGTTGAGCCGCACCCAACTTTGCAGAAGGACTTGGCTCCCCAGTAG